One genomic window of Medicago truncatula cultivar Jemalong A17 chromosome 1, MtrunA17r5.0-ANR, whole genome shotgun sequence includes the following:
- the LOC25484972 gene encoding calcium-dependent protein kinase 11 — MQKHNLGSSKSSSKCTAVLPYQTPRLRDHYLLGKKLGQGQFGTTYLCTHKSTGKLYACKSIPKRKLLCKEDYDDVWREIQIMHHLSEHPNVVQIQGTYEDSVFVHLVMELCAGGELFDKIIQKGHYSEKEAAKLMKTIVGVVETCHSLGVMHRDLKPENFLFDTPGEDAEMKATDFGLSVFYKPGQTFHDVVGSPYYIAPELLCKIYGPQVDVWSAGVILYILLSGVPPFWAETESGIFRQILHGDLDFESEPWPTISESAKDLVKKMLERDPKQRISAHEVLCHPWILDDTVAPDQPLDSAVLTRLKHFSAMNKLKKMALRVIAERLSEEEIGGLKELFKMIDTDNSGTITYEELKDGLKQVGSNLMESEIKSLMESADIDNNGTIDYGEFLAATLHLNKMEREENLVAAFAYFDKDGSGYITIDELQQACKDFGLGEVHLDDMIKEIDQDNDGRIDYGEFVAMMKKGDDDQVGRSRTKKGNINFNIADAFGVKEESS; from the exons ATGCAGAAACATAATTTaggatcatcaaaatcatcatcaaaatgCACTGCTGTGTTACCCTATCAAACACCAAGATTAAGGGATCATTACCTTCTTGGGAAGAAACTTGGACAAGGACAATTTGGGACAACATATCTATGCACACACAAATCCACAGGGAAACTCTATGCATGCAAATCAATCCCTAAGAGGAAGCTTTTGTGTAAGgaggattatgatgatgtgtgGAGAGAGATTCAGATCATGCACCATTTATCTGAACATCCAAATGTGGTTCAAATTCAAGGAACCTATGAGGATTCTGTGTTTGTGCATTTGGTGATGGAGTTGTGTGCTGGTGGTGAGCTTTTTGATAAGATCATTCAAAAGGGTCATTATAGTGAGAAAGAGGCTGCAAAGTTGATGAAGACaattgttggtgttgttgaGACATGTCATTCTCTTGGTGTCATGCACAGAGATCTTAAGCCTGAAAATTTCTTGTTTGATACCCCTGGTGAAGATGCTGAAATGAAGGCAACAGATTTTGGTCTCTCTGTGTTCTACAAGCCAG GACAAACCTTTCACGACGTAGTTGGAAGTCCCTACTATATTGCTCCTGAGCTACTGTGTAAGATATATGGACCGCAAGTTGATGTCTGGAGTGCTGGTGTGATCTTATACATCTTATTGAGCGGTGTTCCACCTTTTTGGGCTG AAACCGAATCGGGAATTTTTAGACAGATTTTACATGGAGATCTTGATTTTGAATCGGAACCATGGCCAACGATCTCAGAAAGTGCTAAAGATTTGGTAAAAAAGATGTTGGAGAGGGACCCTAAGCAAAGAATCTCTGCTCATGAAGTCTTAT GTCATCCCTGGATTCTTGATGATACAGTTGCACCTGACCAGCCTTTGGATTCTGCTGTTTTGACACGCCTAAAACATTTCTCGGCGATGAATAAACTTAAGAAGATGGCATTACGC gTCATAGCGGAAAGACTATCAGAGGAAGAAATAGGCGGGTTAAAAGAGTTATTCAAAATGATTGACACCGACAACAGCGGGACAATAACTTATGAGGAACTCAAGGATGGTCTAAAACAAGTGGGCTCTAATCTCATGGAATCCGAGATTAAATCCCTTATGGAGTCG GCTGATATAGACAACAATGGAACAATAGACTATGGTGAATTTCTCGCGGCTACACTGCACTTGAATAAGATGGAAAGAGAGGAGAACTTGGTTGCAGCTTTTGCCTATTTTGACAAAGACGGTAGCGGTTACATCACCATTGACGAGCTTCAACAAGCTTGCAAAGACTTTGGCCTCGGTGAAGTACATCTGGATGACATGATCAAAGAGATTGATCAAGATAAT GATGGGAGAATTGATTATGGAGAGTTTGTGGCGATGATGAAAAAAGGCGATGACGATCAGGTTGGTAGGAGCAGAACCAAGAAAGGGAATATAAACTTCAATATTGCAGATGCATTTGGAGTGAAAGAAGAATCTTCTTGA
- the LOC25484971 gene encoding 50S ribosomal protein L21, chloroplastic, whose translation MASATASTLSTLCSSFTTHCSIKPHFSISHQPFSSRFPSHNLSFQSTFSQRLPLLPAPKSTESSVAPVDSDSQVSESESSQIVQSPSWEKGLFAVVMIGGRQYIVHPGRWLVVQRLKGANVNDKIALHKVLLVGTDTSCYIGKPVVTNAVVYATVEEQGLDNKVIVFKYKRKKKYRRTIGHRQPNTRIRINSIMGYEDYPKVTMDDINLESS comes from the exons ATGGCTTCTGCAACTGCTTCTACACTTTCAACTCTCTGTTCTTCTTTCACAACCCATTGCTCAATAAAACCTCATTTCTCTATTTCTCATCAACCTTTCTCTTCTCGTTTTCCTTCTCACAACCTCTCTTTCCAATCCACTTTCTCACAACGCTTGCCTCTGTTACCCGCTCCCAAATCCACTGAATCTTCTGTCGCGCCTGTTGATTCTGATTCTCAAGTATCGGAGTCTGAATCCTCTCAAATTGTTCAGTCTCCTTCATGGGAGAAGGGTCTTTTTGCTGTTGTAATG ATTGGTGGGCGCCAATATATTGTTCATCCTGGCCGCTGGCTTGTTGTTCAGAGGCTCAAAGGTGCCAACGTTAACGACAAG ATCGCCCTGCATAAGGTTTTACTGGTTGGAACAGATACATCCTGCTACATTGGCAAACCAGTGGTAACAAATGCTGTGGTATATGCGACAGTGGAAGAGCAG GGTTTAGACAACAAAGTAATTGTATTCaaatacaaaagaaagaagaagtaTCGTAGAACTATTGGACACAGACAG CCAAATACACGCATCCGGATAAATAGCATTATGGGCTATGAGGACTACCCAAAAGTTACCATGGACGATATAAATTTGGAATCATCATGA